One Tessaracoccus lacteus DNA window includes the following coding sequences:
- a CDS encoding aldo/keto reductase encodes MKTFPLGTTDLQVPAVVAGMMRIEALTDAKIRELYDASLAAGIDFFDHADIYGEAPFHGCESRFAEALQLTSAERDQITLQSKAGINKGSHFDFSYDHIVGQVEGSLRALRTDRLDVLLLHRPDALVEPEEVARAFDDLHAAGKVVHFGVSNHTPAQIELLKRYVKQPIVANQLQLSITHAPMIAQPIAMNMVKEDQAIDRDNGILDYCRLHDITIQAWSPFQAGFFTGVFLGNPEYAELNAVIDRLAAKYDVPAEAIATSWIIRHPANMQVVLGTTSADRVTAAAKGADVLLTRVEWYELFRAAGHLLP; translated from the coding sequence ATGAAGACGTTCCCCCTCGGCACCACTGATCTGCAGGTGCCCGCCGTCGTCGCCGGAATGATGCGCATCGAGGCCCTGACGGACGCGAAGATCCGCGAACTCTACGACGCCTCGCTCGCCGCGGGCATCGACTTCTTCGACCACGCCGACATCTACGGCGAGGCGCCCTTCCACGGCTGCGAGTCCCGCTTCGCCGAGGCGCTGCAGCTGACCAGCGCCGAGCGCGACCAAATCACGCTGCAGTCCAAGGCCGGCATCAACAAGGGCTCCCACTTCGACTTCTCCTACGACCACATCGTCGGCCAGGTCGAAGGCTCACTGAGGGCCCTGCGCACCGACCGCCTCGATGTGCTCCTCCTCCACCGCCCTGACGCCCTCGTCGAGCCGGAGGAGGTCGCGCGGGCGTTCGACGACCTGCATGCCGCCGGAAAGGTCGTCCACTTCGGCGTCTCGAACCACACCCCGGCCCAGATCGAGCTGCTGAAGCGCTACGTGAAGCAGCCCATCGTCGCGAACCAGCTGCAGCTGTCCATCACGCACGCGCCGATGATCGCCCAGCCGATCGCGATGAACATGGTCAAGGAGGACCAGGCGATCGACCGTGACAACGGCATTCTCGACTACTGCCGCCTGCATGACATCACGATCCAGGCGTGGTCTCCGTTCCAGGCGGGATTCTTCACCGGTGTCTTCCTCGGCAATCCTGAGTACGCGGAGCTGAACGCCGTGATTGACCGCCTCGCCGCCAAGTACGACGTGCCGGCCGAGGCCATCGCCACTTCCTGGATCATCCGCCATCCGGCCAACATGCAGGTTGTCCTCGGCACGACCAGCGCCGAC